The following coding sequences are from one Lolium rigidum isolate FL_2022 chromosome 6, APGP_CSIRO_Lrig_0.1, whole genome shotgun sequence window:
- the LOC124668462 gene encoding zinc finger protein 2-like, whose amino-acid sequence MEVNRDPCELTLHSGSSSLAPSEPPGLFLCVYCDRKFYNSQAFGGHQNAHKEERSLARRRLDIAAATRAHAATLSSSSSAPSAKHVSRAAGFFPAAKKVGVETQARTGDGMDLSLKL is encoded by the coding sequence ATGGAAGTGAACCGGGATCCGTGTGAGCTCACCCTCCACTCCGGCTCCTCCTCGTTGGCGCCATCAGAGCCCCCCGGCCTGTTCCTCTGCGTCTACTGCGATCGCAAGTTCTACAACTCGCAGGCGTTCGGCGGCCACCAGAACGCGCACAAGGAAGAGCGCAGCCTGGCAAGGCGCCGCCTGGACATCGCCGCCGCCACGCGCGCGCACGCGGCGACGCTATCGTCTTCGTCGTCCGCGCCTTCGGCAAAGCACGTGTCGCGCGCCGCCGGGTTCTTTCCTGCGGCTAAGAAGGTGGGGGTAGAGACGCAGGCTCGCACCGGTGACGGGATGGACCTGTCTCTGAAGCTGTGA